In one Cervus canadensis isolate Bull #8, Minnesota chromosome 22, ASM1932006v1, whole genome shotgun sequence genomic region, the following are encoded:
- the LOC122424805 gene encoding death domain-containing membrane protein NRADD-like encodes MLQNSSHREAVVHVDKTWREQDREGVWAVAGGALAPSTSSPFSPEPPGASGSIIPVYCALLATVVLGLIAYVVFKCWRSHKQRQQLAKARTAELGALSRDHLHGDSSVFRDSPASLEPCAPSQGPPPEPGCRLYLHLPRQQQEEVERLLEVSGELDDGWRGLAGRLGYQAEAVETMARSPGPASALLRDWAVQEGSGATLRALADALAALGRDDVVRALGPPAEGCSVV; translated from the exons ATGCTGCAGAACTCCAGCCACAGGGAAGCCGTGGTCCATGTGG ATAAGACCTGGAGGGAGCAGGACAGGGAAGGGGTATGGGCAGTGGCAGGAGGAGCCCTTGCCCCCAGTACCTCCTCCCCATTCTCCCCTGAGCCTCCAGGGGCCTCGGGCAGCATCATCCCTGTCTACTGTGCCCTCCTGGCCACCGTGGTCCTTGGTCTGATCGCCTACGTGGTCTTCAAGTG ctGGCGCTCACATAAACAAAGGCAGCAGCTGGCCAAAGCTCGGACCGCAGAGCTGGGGGCCCTCAGCAGGGACCACCTGCATGGGGACAGCAGTGTCTTCCGGGACTCTCCAGCCAGCCTGGAGCCCTGTGCCCCCAGCCAAG ggccaccTCCTGAACCTGGCTGCCGGCTTTACCTCCACCTTCCTcggcagcagcaggaggaagtGGAACGGCTCCTGGAGGTGTCGGGTGAACTGGATGACGGCTGGCGGGGTCTGGCGGGCCGTCTGGGCTACCAGGCTGAGGCAGTGGAGACCATGGCCCGGAGCCCGGGGCCCGCCTCTGCCCTGCTGAGGGACTGGGCTGTCCAGGAAGGCAGTGGCGCCACCCTCAGAGCGCTAGCAGACGCCCTCGCTGCCCTGGGTCGTGACGATGTGGTCCGGGCCCTGGGCCCCCCGGCCGAGGGCTGCTCCGTGGTGTGA